A portion of the Paenibacillus marchantiae genome contains these proteins:
- a CDS encoding XdhC family protein, giving the protein MEMHDLCAIAAREPRCVLATAVKVEGHAYRKQGVSMLLTEEGVMYGSISPGCLESDLQARVDRVLDTQQLEFVEYDMRPEDDLSWGETIGCGGLIIVLLEPVCAELRSILSHMHTYFQSGSAVELTRSFYDQYTRIHYVIQLAEDAESQTSLSPSPVAKGASLGPINTLITEDTPRLSLVVIHSSEADAVASNSGENDLQRHGLTDIPLQISAKYVPKPRLIIIGAGNDVIPVARLGKSAGFRVVVADWRETFCTTERFPGVEFVRGFPSEIMPVLDIQSGDYIVLMSHQFPREREFLELLEDRNYAYLGIMGSRTRTARLLNDLPPLKQLHSPVGLTIGADGPEEIAISIAAELIACKRAAVAAERRNVQRGIAHATDGHRASGR; this is encoded by the coding sequence ATGGAAATGCATGATCTGTGTGCAATTGCAGCGCGGGAACCGCGCTGTGTTCTCGCAACAGCGGTTAAGGTAGAAGGTCATGCTTACCGTAAGCAGGGAGTCTCTATGCTTTTGACCGAAGAAGGTGTGATGTATGGCAGTATCAGTCCAGGTTGTCTGGAGAGTGATCTGCAGGCTAGGGTGGACCGTGTGCTGGATACACAACAGTTGGAATTCGTGGAGTATGATATGCGTCCCGAAGATGATTTGTCCTGGGGAGAAACGATTGGCTGCGGCGGGTTAATTATAGTGCTGCTAGAGCCGGTATGTGCTGAACTCAGGTCGATCTTGTCTCACATGCATACGTATTTTCAATCTGGATCAGCTGTGGAGCTAACCCGTTCATTCTACGATCAATACACGCGAATTCATTATGTGATTCAGCTCGCTGAGGATGCGGAAAGCCAGACATCGTTATCCCCTTCTCCAGTTGCCAAGGGAGCTTCTCTAGGTCCAATAAACACATTGATTACAGAGGATACACCGCGACTATCGTTAGTTGTTATTCATTCGTCTGAAGCTGACGCTGTCGCATCTAATTCTGGAGAGAATGATCTTCAGAGGCATGGATTGACTGATATCCCTTTACAGATCTCCGCAAAATATGTGCCCAAACCCCGTCTGATTATCATTGGAGCCGGAAATGATGTAATCCCGGTCGCCCGTTTGGGCAAATCAGCAGGATTTCGTGTGGTTGTAGCGGATTGGCGAGAAACCTTTTGCACCACTGAACGCTTTCCGGGTGTTGAGTTTGTTCGCGGTTTCCCAAGTGAGATCATGCCTGTACTGGATATCCAAAGCGGGGATTATATCGTATTGATGAGTCATCAGTTTCCTAGAGAACGGGAGTTTCTTGAATTACTTGAGGATCGGAATTATGCGTACCTTGGTATTATGGGCTCCAGAACGCGAACAGCACGTTTGCTGAACGATCTCCCTCCACTAAAACAGTTGCATTCACCCGTCGGCTTGACCATTGGTGCCGATGGACCGGAAGAGATCGCAATCAGCATCGCAGCAGAACTTATTGCCTGTAAAAGAGCAGCTGTTGCCGCAGAGCGGCGCAACGTACAGAGGGGGATTGCACATGCGACTGACGGGCATCGTGCTAGCGGCAGGTAA
- the ggt gene encoding gamma-glutamyltransferase codes for MLNQMPISREVMVTSPHYLASAVGSAILQQGGNAYDAAVAVSAALGVVYPHMTGLGGDAFFLIHDGASGDITAYNGSGRSAAGIHADTFKAMGMSTIPQRGVLSAITVPGMVDAWWEVWSRYGKLKWEQLLEPAALYAEKGCPVSRNLRLWLERDEDFIMGHSPLRAVFAPFGTLLQEGDLLLQPDLASSIRLIQAGGRDVFYTGELAEQLTSAIREDGGMLAPADFAAHKGEWVKPITTDYRGYQVHQMPPNSQGFSMLMMLNMLEHIDLSSIARTSPEFYHLMAEVVKKAFRERDRYLTDPEFRDIPLENLLSKVYGNELWNEIQSAPPAVAQPFLSKMMGQDTAYAAVVDNEGNAVSFIQSLYFDFGAAYVPGDTGVIMQNRGSFFSLDPKDANVLEPNKRSFHTLMPGLITRNGKPYMLVGTQGGEGQPQTQLSILTGVLDYGLNIQEAIGLPRWVYGRTWGEEGDTLRVENRYHDDVCDTLARWGHNVEARAPWDGIMGQSQGIVIREDGMISGAADPRGDGMAIGW; via the coding sequence ATGTTGAACCAGATGCCGATATCCAGGGAGGTGATGGTTACCTCCCCACATTATTTAGCGAGTGCGGTTGGCAGCGCAATCCTCCAGCAAGGTGGTAACGCTTATGATGCTGCTGTCGCTGTAAGTGCCGCACTGGGTGTAGTCTACCCACACATGACAGGACTTGGCGGAGATGCTTTCTTTCTAATTCACGATGGAGCAAGTGGTGACATAACGGCCTACAACGGTAGCGGTCGTTCAGCAGCAGGCATTCATGCCGACACGTTCAAAGCGATGGGGATGAGCACCATTCCTCAGCGAGGTGTGCTTAGTGCGATTACCGTTCCTGGAATGGTAGATGCATGGTGGGAAGTCTGGTCCCGCTATGGGAAGTTAAAGTGGGAACAGTTGCTTGAACCAGCTGCGCTATATGCGGAAAAGGGATGCCCTGTATCCCGAAATCTGCGCCTGTGGCTGGAACGTGATGAGGATTTCATTATGGGGCATTCACCGCTGCGAGCGGTATTTGCCCCTTTTGGTACACTTTTGCAGGAAGGCGATCTACTCTTGCAGCCTGATCTTGCCTCTTCCATTCGCCTGATTCAGGCAGGTGGACGTGATGTTTTTTATACCGGGGAACTGGCGGAGCAGCTAACTTCGGCTATTCGTGAGGATGGCGGCATGCTCGCTCCAGCGGACTTCGCGGCTCACAAGGGAGAGTGGGTGAAGCCGATCACTACCGATTACCGTGGCTATCAAGTTCACCAGATGCCGCCGAATTCACAGGGCTTCTCGATGCTGATGATGTTGAATATGCTGGAACATATTGATCTTTCTTCCATTGCGCGGACGTCCCCCGAGTTCTATCATCTGATGGCTGAAGTGGTCAAAAAGGCTTTTCGTGAACGTGATCGTTATCTCACAGACCCGGAGTTCAGGGATATTCCGCTGGAAAATCTGTTATCCAAGGTTTATGGAAATGAGTTATGGAACGAGATTCAGTCCGCTCCACCTGCTGTGGCACAGCCTTTTCTGTCCAAAATGATGGGTCAGGATACGGCTTACGCAGCGGTTGTGGACAATGAAGGCAATGCCGTCTCGTTTATTCAGAGCCTGTACTTTGATTTTGGCGCTGCTTATGTGCCTGGGGATACGGGTGTGATCATGCAGAACCGCGGTTCCTTTTTCTCACTTGATCCGAAGGACGCCAACGTATTGGAACCGAATAAACGCTCATTCCACACCCTAATGCCGGGTCTTATCACTCGTAACGGGAAACCTTATATGCTCGTAGGCACGCAAGGTGGTGAGGGCCAACCCCAGACACAGTTATCGATTCTTACGGGTGTGCTGGACTATGGTCTGAACATTCAGGAAGCCATTGGGCTACCGCGTTGGGTGTATGGGCGTACCTGGGGTGAAGAAGGTGACACGCTGAGAGTAGAGAACCGCTATCATGACGACGTATGTGACACGCTTGCCCGATGGGGACATAACGTCGAAGCCAGAGCGCCGTGGGACGGAATTATGGGGCAGTCACAAGGGATTGTCATCCGTGAAGATGGCATGATTAGCGGGGCAGCAGATCCCAGGGGAGATGGCATGGCTATCGGGTGGTAG
- the pucD gene encoding xanthine dehydrogenase subunit D, with translation MLLNRDNSGKRWHLRPDGVGKVTGQLQYLTDMTLPDMIHGRVLRSSYPYARILSIDITEAEAIEGVFAVLTSKDVPGLNLFGIATPDQPVFCEHVVRYVGDAIAAVAADSPERAALALDAIRVEYEEWTPLDSPEAALAPGAPELHEHGPGNVLHRTEIKRGNVDEGFAACEHIVSETYYTPRQMHAYMETEGGLFVPDESGRLHVYAATQHGYKDRMQLARIIGCSEEDIRVVSSPIGGSFGGKDELNVQPYGALLALRSGHPVKMHNSRKESVRAGLKRHPMKIEMQTGISREGMIQAHRVRITADTGAYATLGAPVLNFCTEHCLGPYSIPNVDVEGVSVYTNNGVSGEFRGFGGNQAIFAMEGQMDRLAEIMDIDPWEFRRRNMREKTDPGPLNQRILVTDGLSQVWEALDRSELWQKHQYPSADLALPPWIKRGVGAAIAMHGAGLGYGIPDPAGGRLSLNAEGKIEVAFSYEEFGQGLIATLEMMLCDLFYCSTSDLSIIIGDTDRVPHSGSSTASRSTTMAWMALQRLQTPFRSKILSVASALSGIPAAELITGIEGVWHKGQLSPEVTANEPAMNSRVVVSYVDLAKHGKEEEWIFDTQFEYPTTPDNVVGGHYLYTYAAVAAEVEVNTLTGEAKLLDTRHVVAAGPVINPMGFIGQIEGGSVMALGFTLTEDAVMQDSRYMTTNLDTYLIPTIRDIHTNLEVEAIEDLPEGDPFGPRGIGEIGSVALAPAITAAIHQATGVWVNRLPVPRDQLIKPIGVLLQEGVSSS, from the coding sequence ATGCTGTTGAATCGGGATAATAGTGGGAAACGCTGGCATCTGCGGCCAGATGGGGTAGGCAAAGTAACAGGACAGCTTCAATATCTGACAGACATGACGCTGCCCGATATGATCCATGGAAGGGTCCTTCGAAGCTCATACCCCTATGCCCGCATATTGTCTATCGATATAACCGAAGCGGAGGCTATAGAGGGTGTATTTGCCGTACTCACCTCGAAAGATGTGCCCGGTTTGAACCTGTTTGGCATTGCAACTCCGGATCAGCCTGTATTTTGCGAGCATGTCGTTCGTTATGTCGGTGATGCCATTGCCGCAGTTGCTGCGGACTCCCCGGAACGTGCAGCGCTCGCTCTGGATGCCATCCGGGTTGAGTATGAAGAATGGACTCCGCTGGACAGCCCAGAGGCTGCACTGGCACCCGGTGCACCTGAGCTCCATGAACATGGTCCCGGCAATGTGCTGCACCGTACCGAAATCAAACGAGGCAATGTAGATGAGGGCTTTGCTGCATGCGAACATATTGTGAGTGAGACGTATTATACCCCTCGCCAGATGCATGCCTATATGGAGACGGAAGGCGGGTTATTTGTTCCTGATGAAAGTGGGAGACTCCATGTCTACGCGGCGACACAGCATGGTTACAAGGACAGGATGCAGCTTGCCCGAATCATTGGCTGTTCCGAAGAAGATATTCGGGTGGTCTCGTCTCCGATAGGCGGTTCTTTTGGCGGGAAAGATGAGCTGAATGTACAGCCTTATGGGGCACTGCTTGCTTTAAGGTCCGGACATCCTGTGAAAATGCACAATTCACGCAAAGAATCCGTACGTGCAGGATTAAAGCGTCATCCGATGAAAATTGAAATGCAGACCGGAATCAGCCGTGAAGGCATGATCCAGGCTCACCGAGTCCGCATTACCGCAGACACCGGAGCATATGCCACGCTGGGGGCACCCGTCCTGAATTTTTGCACGGAACACTGTCTCGGACCTTATTCTATTCCCAATGTAGATGTGGAGGGTGTCTCGGTATATACGAATAATGGGGTGTCGGGAGAGTTTCGCGGATTTGGCGGAAATCAGGCGATCTTTGCAATGGAGGGTCAGATGGATCGACTCGCCGAGATTATGGATATAGACCCCTGGGAGTTTCGGAGACGCAACATGAGGGAAAAGACCGATCCAGGGCCACTAAATCAACGGATTCTGGTCACGGATGGTCTGTCGCAAGTATGGGAGGCGCTGGATCGTTCGGAGTTATGGCAAAAGCATCAATATCCCTCGGCAGATCTTGCTCTACCTCCCTGGATTAAACGTGGAGTAGGTGCAGCCATCGCGATGCACGGAGCAGGGCTTGGTTATGGCATTCCCGATCCGGCGGGCGGGCGTCTATCTCTGAATGCCGAAGGTAAGATTGAAGTGGCATTCAGCTACGAAGAATTCGGTCAGGGACTTATTGCTACGCTGGAAATGATGCTCTGCGATCTGTTCTACTGCTCAACATCCGATCTAAGCATAATCATTGGGGATACGGATCGAGTGCCACACAGTGGTTCAAGCACCGCTTCGCGTTCAACGACGATGGCCTGGATGGCTCTCCAGCGATTACAGACACCATTCCGCTCCAAAATCTTGTCAGTAGCCTCTGCTTTGTCAGGAATTCCGGCTGCCGAACTGATTACTGGAATTGAGGGAGTATGGCACAAGGGACAGCTTTCTCCAGAAGTTACAGCGAATGAACCGGCGATGAATTCCAGAGTTGTTGTTTCTTACGTTGATCTGGCGAAGCATGGAAAAGAGGAAGAATGGATTTTTGATACTCAATTTGAATATCCGACCACGCCGGACAATGTTGTGGGTGGGCATTATCTATATACGTATGCGGCAGTAGCGGCAGAAGTGGAGGTAAACACGCTAACCGGAGAAGCCAAATTGCTAGATACGAGGCATGTGGTTGCTGCTGGCCCTGTCATCAATCCAATGGGATTCATCGGACAGATCGAAGGCGGAAGTGTAATGGCTCTGGGTTTTACATTGACCGAGGATGCTGTGATGCAAGACAGTCGCTATATGACAACCAATCTGGACACCTACCTGATTCCGACGATTCGCGACATTCACACCAACCTGGAGGTGGAGGCAATTGAAGATCTGCCAGAGGGAGATCCGTTTGGACCACGGGGGATTGGCGAGATTGGTTCGGTGGCGCTTGCTCCGGCCATCACCGCTGCGATTCATCAGGCTACAGGGGTGTGGGTTAATCGTTTGCCGGTTCCGCGCGATCAACTGATCAAACCAATTGGCGTCTTGCTTCAGGAAGGAGTGAGCTCATCATGA
- a CDS encoding nucleotidyltransferase family protein: MRLTGIVLAAGKSSRMGRDKLSIVMPDGRCLAAWTLEAALKSDLEKVICVVKPEDSLAWIPSMWLNAASYGCTPDTRTRLQIAICTDYTYGIAMSLHCGILSAIAYKPEGVMIILADQPLLQAQDINRVAEALAVNKLCDYAAATDGGGGKPPVAFREHMLGPLLSLSGDEGARKIMLNPKYAGKHVSLSEFSFWDADTEPELERILDYVNGIR; this comes from the coding sequence ATGCGACTGACGGGCATCGTGCTAGCGGCAGGTAAGAGCAGCCGAATGGGGCGGGATAAACTGTCTATCGTCATGCCTGATGGAAGATGTTTGGCCGCATGGACATTGGAAGCTGCCTTGAAATCCGATTTGGAGAAAGTTATCTGTGTGGTCAAACCCGAGGATTCATTAGCGTGGATCCCCTCCATGTGGCTCAATGCAGCATCATATGGTTGTACTCCAGATACGAGGACGAGGCTTCAGATTGCAATCTGTACCGACTATACATACGGTATCGCCATGTCCCTTCACTGTGGCATTCTGTCTGCTATAGCATACAAGCCAGAAGGTGTGATGATAATTTTGGCAGATCAGCCGCTATTGCAGGCACAAGATATTAACAGGGTTGCTGAGGCGTTAGCCGTCAACAAACTGTGTGATTATGCAGCAGCTACGGATGGCGGTGGAGGCAAGCCTCCGGTCGCCTTTCGTGAACATATGCTGGGGCCTCTTTTGTCGCTTAGCGGAGATGAGGGAGCGCGAAAAATCATGCTCAATCCCAAATATGCAGGCAAGCATGTATCTTTGTCTGAATTTAGCTTTTGGGATGCGGATACCGAACCAGAGCTGGAACGTATTTTGGATTATGTGAATGGCATAAGATGA
- a CDS encoding FAD binding domain-containing protein, protein MVMSAYGSGAQPTVWQPVNLDELQALKSELSGKYCFAAGTTLLRTQWEGGLVPVPEHMISLARIPDASGVYVDGDDLVIGALTRLSHCATDVLLQQLPILQSAMNAIAAPSIRNMATIGGNIVSGVGDSIPALLVYDAQLYWLTDNGMEMRSLSSWLNGGRDGSRNPNDVLMRIHIPLENTPFPDVTSERASATREISFYRKLGRRETFTASLVTIAFHGEVDADGRWNKIAIAAGGGSGMAMRLTESEKLLLGVEASVMQALSLAASAASEFVTYSDAFATEQYRKQTAGNMLGAGLWEALHS, encoded by the coding sequence ATGGTCATGTCGGCATATGGGTCTGGAGCACAACCAACGGTTTGGCAGCCCGTTAATCTAGATGAGCTTCAAGCTTTAAAGAGTGAACTGTCCGGGAAGTATTGTTTTGCAGCAGGGACCACATTATTACGTACTCAGTGGGAGGGCGGTCTTGTACCTGTACCTGAGCATATGATCAGCCTTGCTCGTATTCCAGATGCAAGCGGCGTATATGTGGATGGAGATGATTTGGTCATTGGAGCACTGACGCGATTAAGTCATTGTGCCACAGACGTTCTTCTACAACAGCTGCCCATTTTGCAATCTGCAATGAACGCTATCGCCGCTCCTTCTATTCGAAATATGGCGACAATTGGCGGAAACATTGTATCGGGAGTAGGAGACTCCATTCCCGCACTCCTTGTCTACGATGCACAGCTGTACTGGTTGACGGACAACGGCATGGAGATGCGCAGTCTTTCGTCCTGGCTGAACGGTGGTCGTGACGGCAGTCGCAACCCGAATGATGTATTAATGAGAATTCATATTCCATTGGAAAATACGCCTTTCCCTGATGTCACCAGCGAGCGGGCATCTGCGACGCGTGAAATTTCATTTTACCGCAAGCTGGGTCGGCGGGAGACCTTTACAGCATCGCTGGTGACGATTGCATTTCACGGAGAAGTGGATGCAGATGGCCGCTGGAATAAAATAGCGATCGCTGCAGGTGGAGGTTCAGGCATGGCCATGCGACTTACGGAGTCGGAAAAGTTGCTTCTTGGCGTGGAGGCTTCTGTTATGCAAGCTTTATCGCTAGCTGCCTCGGCAGCTTCGGAATTCGTGACTTATAGCGATGCATTTGCTACAGAACAGTACCGTAAGCAAACGGCAGGTAATATGCTCGGAGCCGGACTCTGGGAAGCACTTCACTCATAG
- a CDS encoding (2Fe-2S)-binding protein — MTEPLGNFWTAVVNGEEKQLHIAQTNRLVDVLRSHLNLTGTKVSCEVGRCGACMILMDGEPVNSCLVMAYQCVGSEITTIEGLYGEEEGKLHPIQQAFVEEGGFQCGYCTPGMVISTKALLDRYPQPSQEQIEMGLCGNLCRCTGYGGILRAVRTAGETCLSSSILTTEEKKVIDL; from the coding sequence ATGACTGAACCTTTGGGCAATTTCTGGACAGCCGTTGTGAATGGCGAGGAGAAACAATTGCACATCGCCCAGACAAACCGTCTTGTGGATGTACTGCGCTCGCATTTGAATCTAACGGGAACGAAAGTTTCCTGCGAAGTTGGCCGATGTGGTGCTTGTATGATACTGATGGATGGAGAGCCGGTCAATTCCTGTCTCGTTATGGCTTATCAATGTGTTGGAAGCGAGATAACAACAATAGAAGGGTTGTATGGTGAAGAGGAAGGGAAGTTGCACCCAATTCAGCAGGCTTTTGTGGAAGAAGGCGGCTTCCAATGCGGGTATTGTACACCCGGGATGGTGATTTCCACCAAGGCATTGCTAGATCGCTATCCGCAGCCTAGCCAGGAACAGATCGAAATGGGATTATGCGGTAATCTGTGCCGCTGTACTGGATATGGAGGGATTCTTCGTGCAGTTCGTACCGCAGGAGAAACCTGTTTATCATCATCCATTTTAACAACGGAAGAGAAGAAAGTAATTGACCTGTGA
- a CDS encoding 5'-deoxyadenosine deaminase has protein sequence MGTILLKGAQLVTMNAEEDVFTGDLLIEDNKIKEIAEHIDVQADQVIDARGKVLLPGFIQTHIHLCQTLFRGRADDLELMDWLRQRIWPLEAAHDEESVYYSAMLGLGELISSGTTTILDMETVHHTDSAFQAMAQSGIRVISGKVMMDHGDEVPEPLRENTATSLQQSVDLLEKWNGFGGGRIQYAFCPRFVVSCTEELLVEVRDLSNKYHVKVHTHASENRGEIELVEHERGMRNIVYLDHIGLATPRLVLAHCVWLSEEEKEIIRKRGVKVTHCPGSNMKLSSGIADIPDLLNRQIAVGIGADGAPCNNNLDMFQEMRLTALIQKVPHGPTVMDARTVLRMATMGGAEVLGMSKEIGSLEVGKKADMLLLDLDDFHTYPSYETDVYSRVVYSATRSCVDTVIIDGSIVLQNRKIQTIDRGIVLRESDKSIARLMKRI, from the coding sequence ATGGGAACGATCCTGCTAAAAGGTGCACAACTCGTCACAATGAATGCAGAAGAGGATGTATTTACGGGAGATTTGCTGATCGAGGACAATAAAATCAAAGAAATTGCAGAGCATATCGATGTTCAGGCAGATCAGGTCATTGATGCTCGAGGCAAAGTGCTGCTTCCAGGTTTTATCCAAACGCATATTCATCTGTGTCAGACCTTGTTCCGCGGACGTGCGGACGATCTGGAGCTGATGGATTGGCTTCGTCAACGCATCTGGCCGCTTGAGGCAGCGCATGATGAAGAGTCTGTCTATTACTCGGCGATGCTCGGCTTGGGCGAATTGATTTCCAGCGGGACAACAACCATTTTGGATATGGAGACCGTGCATCATACCGATTCGGCTTTTCAGGCGATGGCACAGAGCGGCATTCGGGTGATTTCCGGTAAAGTGATGATGGATCACGGGGATGAAGTTCCTGAACCGCTGCGTGAAAATACGGCTACCTCGCTGCAACAAAGTGTCGATTTGCTGGAGAAATGGAATGGATTCGGGGGTGGCCGCATTCAGTATGCATTTTGTCCACGCTTCGTCGTCTCGTGCACCGAAGAATTATTGGTTGAGGTACGTGACCTGTCGAATAAGTACCATGTGAAAGTGCACACCCATGCCTCCGAAAATCGTGGCGAGATCGAACTGGTAGAACACGAACGTGGCATGCGAAACATCGTCTATCTGGATCATATCGGTCTAGCTACCCCAAGACTGGTGCTTGCCCACTGTGTGTGGCTGAGTGAGGAAGAGAAGGAGATTATTCGCAAACGCGGGGTAAAAGTCACCCACTGCCCTGGATCGAATATGAAACTGTCCTCAGGTATAGCGGATATTCCTGATCTGCTGAATCGCCAGATTGCGGTAGGGATTGGTGCCGATGGTGCGCCGTGCAACAACAATCTAGATATGTTCCAGGAAATGCGCCTGACCGCGCTCATTCAAAAGGTGCCTCACGGTCCAACAGTGATGGACGCCCGTACGGTGCTGCGTATGGCGACGATGGGTGGAGCAGAAGTGCTCGGAATGTCCAAGGAAATCGGCAGTCTGGAAGTGGGTAAAAAAGCAGATATGTTGCTGCTGGATCTGGATGATTTTCATACGTACCCTTCCTATGAGACTGATGTGTATTCCCGTGTAGTCTATTCCGCAACTCGCAGCTGTGTAGACACCGTTATTATTGATGGAAGCATCGTGCTCCAAAACCGGAAGATTCAAACGATTGATCGTGGCATTGTGCTTCGTGAATCGGATAAAAGTATTGCAAGATTGATGAAACGCATCTAA